From a single Pseudalkalibacillus hwajinpoensis genomic region:
- a CDS encoding PLP-dependent aminotransferase family protein, which translates to MRYAFAKRVQHLQSSAVRDLLKITDKGDVISFAGGLPDDDLFPVEAVEKAFAKTFQSGGKAFQYGPTEGYIPLRQVIVDRMKQKGIPSRVDDVMLTTGSQQAIDLFARVMFNPGDIILTENPTYLAAVQVFKSYEVTIIPVESDEHGMVPDDLDYKMKKYMPKCVYVVPTFSNPAGKVWSLERRQHLLKSSRKKKVIIFEDDPYGDIKFNEEETYTPISALDNGDRVLYTSTFSKTVVPALRTGWIKGPHQIIRMMAQAKQAADLHSNSLSQHALYHLSCDFDLDGHIQKLRKAYYNRMKVMQRLLDEAQMPGLSYIEPKGGMFFWVSLPEEVNTAGLLTTAVNKGAAYVPGAPFYVSEPKHNTMRLNFTHSTEEKLEIGMKILMDVFKEAIEEEHQRV; encoded by the coding sequence ATGAGGTATGCGTTTGCTAAGCGAGTACAACATTTACAATCTTCAGCTGTTCGTGATCTACTAAAAATAACGGATAAAGGGGACGTCATTTCATTTGCGGGCGGCCTGCCTGACGATGATTTATTTCCGGTGGAAGCGGTGGAAAAAGCCTTTGCAAAAACCTTTCAATCAGGTGGAAAAGCCTTTCAATACGGTCCAACTGAGGGGTATATCCCCCTTCGCCAGGTAATTGTGGATCGAATGAAGCAAAAAGGGATCCCATCGAGAGTGGATGATGTGATGCTAACAACTGGTTCACAGCAAGCGATTGATTTGTTTGCACGTGTGATGTTTAACCCGGGGGATATTATCTTAACCGAAAACCCTACCTATCTTGCGGCTGTTCAGGTTTTTAAATCTTATGAAGTCACGATTATCCCAGTAGAATCGGACGAGCATGGAATGGTTCCGGACGATCTTGACTATAAAATGAAAAAGTATATGCCGAAATGCGTTTACGTTGTACCAACCTTTTCAAATCCGGCAGGTAAAGTATGGTCACTTGAACGGCGCCAGCACCTATTAAAGTCGTCGAGAAAAAAGAAAGTTATTATTTTTGAAGATGACCCTTATGGTGATATTAAGTTTAATGAAGAAGAAACCTATACCCCGATTTCTGCTCTTGATAACGGAGATCGTGTCCTTTACACGAGTACATTCTCAAAAACAGTGGTCCCGGCACTAAGAACCGGTTGGATTAAGGGGCCTCATCAGATTATCCGCATGATGGCACAGGCAAAGCAGGCTGCTGATCTGCATTCTAATTCACTTTCACAGCATGCCCTCTATCACTTAAGCTGTGACTTTGATCTTGATGGCCATATTCAAAAGCTTAGAAAGGCTTATTACAATCGCATGAAGGTCATGCAGCGATTATTGGATGAGGCTCAAATGCCTGGCCTTTCGTACATCGAACCGAAAGGCGGCATGTTCTTCTGGGTTAGTCTTCCGGAAGAGGTTAACACAGCGGGCCTTCTGACAACTGCTGTTAATAAAGGAGCAGCTTATGTTCCTGGTGCACCGTTTTATGTGTCTGAACCCAAGCACAATACCATGCGCTTAAATTTCACACATTCAACAGAGGAGAAACTTGAAATAGGAATGAAAATCCTTATGGATGTATTTAAAGAAGCGATCGAAGAGGAACACCAGCGAGTGTAA
- a CDS encoding CBM35 domain-containing protein codes for MASVLSTVALTSLFATAGSAQDSQFTRQGSGPMYFSTYEHQHDKNTYMLEDRFKDNIDWMSENFLPYGYNMIATDGWIEGATLLNKNGYVVTHNNNWMSRPLNMDGQEEAPDGLLINGDFEFGNTDGWQIETDAFFGVDGNDAYEGSKLYVYHPEPHTAAVSQTVEGLEDGNYTVEARVKFPNDVNNYLDGTSTAIMKLTDYAKETGPEQVIELNDGLANEYGEARYGLFELQAEVTNGQLTVEFNIDAKGEHSSFQLDNVQLYKTGEKPQDSENEEFQYPSEKYPDGHTWKFWGDYIKEQGMDFGIYYNPLWVSPEVVKNPDKYIVKGTENNPDGPTYVVDLIDQGDPDDPTDGDRFNGGQGNERSLYWLDVTHPDAEKYVKGYIDFFKEQGTDFLRVDFISWYEDGMDPNLGKVGEPHGRENYETHLKWMSEAAKENDMFLSLVMPHLYNHGELEQKYGDMIRINEDAFGGGWDHISGRRQAWQEGWSQWANSFQGFTGFSDISGRSSMILDGDFLKLNTFEGNQAEKEKKTTLSLYTLAGSPIAIADQYDTIGGNGKYYQNTELIEFNKMGLVGKPIYENATHYGESNASRDSERWVGQLPDGSWAVGLFNRNDETQTFDFNFNEELGIDEGQVRDLWAHEDLGIQSDYSVTLEAHDSAVLRVIPSTTHNVFEAEVASYSNGVQFSKEKEGYAGFGYLEGLDEAEESVTYAVSVPSAGIYNLNLNYSSESASEATVGIREVDSGVNTYTDQVALKDTKGKWKEAGTDVELQEGTNLVTVDYSSGNFDLDSITLGDAVDKKASFVYNGQFENGFDHWSRSNMVNQSIVDGAIEIAGNESFNSDLWQYAVPEPGTYTLTADVKRDGSFEEAYLYIENEKSTRKVDIPETNDRTTLKISNIEVAKGDVLKIGNIAKTETGGSLTLDNVQLQSEYHNQYFNINKKNKNKLEITRKPNQNTDEQLSSYQIRIEDQQEPRKVHAANRKYKEVASMDELHSRQETYYYDDEAQILYLNIPGAKEKKVQIKF; via the coding sequence TTGGCTTCTGTTCTTTCTACCGTGGCCCTTACGTCGTTATTTGCAACAGCAGGTTCAGCTCAAGACAGTCAATTTACAAGGCAAGGATCAGGACCTATGTATTTCTCTACGTACGAACATCAGCATGATAAAAATACATATATGCTGGAAGACAGGTTTAAGGATAATATTGATTGGATGTCGGAGAATTTTCTTCCTTATGGCTATAACATGATTGCGACAGACGGATGGATTGAGGGAGCAACGCTATTGAATAAAAACGGCTACGTTGTGACTCATAATAATAACTGGATGTCCCGCCCTCTTAATATGGATGGCCAGGAGGAAGCACCTGATGGCTTGTTAATCAATGGTGATTTCGAGTTTGGGAATACCGACGGATGGCAAATAGAAACGGATGCATTCTTTGGTGTAGATGGGAATGATGCTTATGAAGGCTCAAAGCTTTATGTCTATCATCCTGAACCACATACTGCAGCAGTTAGCCAAACCGTTGAAGGCCTTGAAGATGGTAATTATACAGTAGAAGCTCGCGTGAAGTTTCCAAATGACGTCAACAATTACCTGGATGGTACAAGTACAGCTATTATGAAGCTAACAGACTATGCAAAAGAAACGGGACCAGAACAGGTTATTGAATTGAATGATGGATTAGCGAATGAATATGGCGAAGCGCGCTATGGGCTTTTTGAGCTTCAGGCAGAAGTCACAAATGGTCAGCTGACCGTTGAATTTAATATCGATGCTAAAGGAGAGCACAGCTCCTTCCAGTTAGACAATGTTCAACTCTATAAAACAGGAGAAAAACCACAGGATAGTGAGAATGAGGAATTCCAATACCCATCTGAAAAGTACCCGGATGGCCATACCTGGAAATTCTGGGGTGATTACATTAAAGAACAAGGCATGGATTTTGGAATCTATTACAACCCGCTTTGGGTAAGCCCAGAAGTGGTGAAGAATCCGGATAAATACATCGTGAAAGGTACGGAAAATAATCCGGATGGTCCTACCTATGTCGTGGATTTAATTGATCAGGGAGATCCAGATGATCCGACGGATGGAGATCGCTTTAATGGCGGTCAGGGTAATGAACGTTCCCTTTACTGGTTAGATGTTACTCATCCGGATGCTGAAAAATATGTAAAAGGGTATATTGATTTCTTTAAAGAGCAAGGGACAGACTTTTTACGTGTCGACTTTATCTCATGGTATGAAGATGGAATGGACCCGAATCTTGGGAAAGTAGGAGAACCACATGGCAGAGAGAATTACGAAACGCACTTAAAATGGATGTCTGAAGCAGCAAAAGAGAATGACATGTTTCTAAGTTTAGTCATGCCTCATCTCTATAATCATGGAGAGCTTGAACAAAAATATGGAGATATGATCCGAATTAATGAGGACGCGTTTGGGGGCGGCTGGGATCATATTAGTGGAAGACGCCAGGCGTGGCAAGAAGGCTGGTCGCAGTGGGCAAATTCATTCCAGGGTTTCACTGGATTCTCTGATATCAGCGGACGATCAAGCATGATTCTAGACGGGGATTTCCTTAAGCTGAATACTTTCGAAGGTAATCAAGCTGAAAAGGAGAAAAAGACGACGCTCTCACTCTATACCTTAGCAGGATCACCAATAGCCATTGCAGACCAGTATGACACCATTGGTGGTAATGGTAAGTATTATCAAAACACGGAACTGATTGAATTTAACAAAATGGGATTAGTCGGTAAACCAATTTATGAAAATGCTACACATTATGGTGAGTCAAATGCAAGTCGAGATAGCGAGCGTTGGGTAGGCCAGCTTCCTGATGGATCATGGGCAGTAGGTCTATTTAACAGAAATGATGAGACTCAGACGTTTGATTTTAATTTTAACGAAGAACTTGGAATAGATGAAGGACAGGTACGCGATCTATGGGCGCATGAAGACCTGGGTATTCAATCTGACTACTCTGTGACACTTGAAGCACATGATAGTGCGGTCTTGAGAGTTATACCATCAACTACTCATAACGTTTTTGAGGCAGAAGTTGCTTCTTATTCAAATGGTGTTCAGTTTTCAAAAGAAAAGGAAGGATATGCTGGGTTTGGTTATCTAGAAGGGTTGGATGAAGCAGAAGAAAGTGTGACATATGCAGTTAGCGTGCCATCGGCAGGTATCTATAACTTGAACCTAAACTATTCTTCTGAATCGGCTAGTGAAGCAACAGTGGGGATAAGAGAAGTGGATAGCGGTGTAAACACCTATACGGATCAAGTAGCATTAAAAGACACGAAAGGTAAATGGAAAGAAGCGGGTACAGATGTAGAACTTCAAGAAGGTACAAACCTTGTAACGGTCGATTATTCTTCTGGTAACTTTGACCTCGACTCGATTACGTTAGGAGATGCAGTGGATAAGAAAGCCTCTTTCGTCTACAACGGTCAATTCGAAAATGGATTTGATCACTGGAGCCGTAGTAATATGGTTAATCAGTCCATTGTTGATGGAGCAATCGAAATAGCTGGTAATGAATCATTCAATTCTGACCTCTGGCAGTATGCAGTTCCTGAACCAGGTACTTATACACTTACGGCAGATGTTAAGAGAGATGGCTCGTTCGAAGAAGCTTACTTGTATATTGAGAATGAGAAAAGCACTCGCAAAGTCGATATTCCAGAAACTAATGATCGAACGACCCTGAAGATTTCCAATATCGAAGTAGCTAAAGGAGATGTTTTAAAGATCGGCAACATCGCTAAAACCGAAACAGGTGGATCGCTGACTCTGGATAATGTCCAGCTTCAATCCGAATATCATAACCAATATTTCAATATAAACAAGAAAAATAAAAACAAACTGGAAATCACGCGCAAGCCAAATCAAAATACTGATGAGCAGCTTTCTTCTTATCAAATCCGAATTGAAGATCAACAGGAACCGAGAAAAGTTCATGCAGCGAACCGGAAATATAAAGAAGTGGCCAGTATGGATGAGCTGCATTCACGTCAAGAAACGTATTATTATGATGATGAAGCGCAGATCCTGTATCTAAACATTCCTGGCGCAAAAGAGAAGAAAGTGCAAATAAAGTTCTAG
- a CDS encoding P-II family nitrogen regulator, with translation MKMIGAIIRPEKLTDTINALKEIGITGFTVNQVVGRGKQKDGKGTYRGRNYKVTLHPKIKLEITLSDNMVQLTMDTIIKAAQTGDDGDGKIYVYPVLQAYNIRTGLPDENIHEENSMEEN, from the coding sequence ATGAAAATGATTGGCGCTATTATTCGACCTGAGAAGTTAACAGATACCATTAATGCATTAAAGGAAATCGGCATTACTGGTTTTACAGTGAATCAGGTAGTTGGAAGAGGGAAACAAAAGGATGGAAAAGGCACGTATCGCGGTAGAAATTACAAGGTGACACTCCATCCTAAAATCAAATTAGAAATTACGCTATCAGATAATATGGTTCAACTGACAATGGATACGATCATTAAGGCAGCCCAAACGGGTGATGATGGTGATGGTAAAATTTATGTTTATCCAGTTCTTCAAGCCTACAATATTCGAACCGGTTTACCAGATGAGAACATTCATGAAGAAAATTCAATGGAGGAAAATTAA
- a CDS encoding ammonium transporter codes for MELIYLNTIWVVIAAAMVLFMEGGFSLLEAGLVRTKNAVNVTMKIFVDLTIGALCFWMIGFGVMFGNDSFGILGTSLFGSPDSLILDLELPVEAYILFQMGFAIACISIISGAVAERMNFKAYILAAALIMMIVYPLSGHWVWSGDGWLAKLGMLDFAGSSVIHAMGGFAALGMAWILGPRKGRFNSDGSANVFAPSNIPLASSGAFILWFGWFAFNAGSTLDASDASLASIALNTMLAGAAGGSVAMLLSMVKFGITDPSMIINGVLSGLVSITAGCAFVSPVSAIIIGAISGAVVIYATLLIDNLKVDDPVGAVAVHGFNGVFGTIAVGLFHSTEGLITTGSFSLLGVQVLGAFVISFWGLLAGVSIAKLAKVTVGLRVTEQEEEEGLDMTFHGIPAYNEIERFTDVPSSLYDFQESTGIEVAETKDDKVKVTN; via the coding sequence GTGGAACTAATCTATTTGAATACAATATGGGTTGTGATTGCGGCTGCCATGGTCCTTTTTATGGAAGGCGGATTTAGTTTATTAGAAGCAGGGCTCGTGCGGACGAAGAATGCGGTTAACGTTACTATGAAAATATTTGTTGATTTAACAATCGGAGCTCTTTGTTTCTGGATGATTGGCTTTGGCGTTATGTTCGGAAATGATTCCTTTGGTATTCTTGGAACGAGTCTTTTTGGATCACCCGATTCTCTTATTCTTGATCTTGAGCTACCAGTTGAGGCGTATATCCTTTTCCAAATGGGGTTTGCCATAGCTTGTATTTCAATCATCTCTGGTGCAGTTGCAGAACGAATGAACTTTAAAGCCTACATCCTGGCGGCTGCACTTATTATGATGATCGTCTACCCTCTTTCCGGTCATTGGGTGTGGAGCGGTGATGGCTGGTTAGCAAAGCTTGGAATGCTTGATTTTGCTGGTTCGTCCGTTATTCATGCCATGGGTGGATTTGCAGCGCTTGGGATGGCATGGATACTGGGACCACGGAAGGGTAGATTTAATTCCGATGGCAGTGCAAATGTCTTCGCGCCAAGTAATATCCCCCTCGCCTCTTCAGGCGCTTTTATTCTATGGTTCGGCTGGTTTGCCTTTAATGCCGGAAGCACCCTTGATGCTTCCGATGCATCACTAGCATCGATCGCATTGAATACGATGCTTGCTGGTGCTGCTGGAGGATCCGTTGCCATGTTGCTTTCAATGGTTAAGTTCGGGATCACAGATCCAAGTATGATCATTAATGGTGTCTTATCTGGTTTGGTTTCCATTACAGCTGGCTGTGCTTTCGTTAGTCCTGTAAGTGCGATTATCATTGGTGCGATTAGCGGTGCCGTGGTCATTTACGCTACACTCTTAATAGATAATCTAAAAGTGGATGATCCTGTTGGCGCCGTTGCAGTGCATGGATTTAATGGTGTATTTGGGACCATTGCAGTAGGATTATTTCACAGTACTGAAGGATTGATAACTACTGGTAGTTTCTCCTTATTAGGTGTTCAGGTCTTAGGGGCATTCGTTATTAGCTTCTGGGGACTCCTCGCAGGTGTTTCCATTGCGAAACTTGCAAAAGTAACGGTAGGTCTTCGTGTAACAGAGCAGGAAGAAGAAGAAGGTCTTGATATGACTTTCCACGGAATTCCTGCTTATAATGAAATCGAGCGATTTACAGATGTTCCATCTAGCTTATATGATTTTCAGGAGTCAACCGGGATTGAAGTGGCTGAAACGAAGGATGATAAAGTGAAAGTCACCAATTAA
- a CDS encoding YdeI/OmpD-associated family protein codes for MTNSRMNPKVDEYLSKSKKWREEFEKLRMIILDCQLTEELKWGVPCYTFQKKNIVLIHGFKEYCALLFFKGVLLHDAHGILIQQTENVQAGRQIRFTDVQEIVAMETTLKAYIYEAIEVEKAGLEVNFKKNTEIPEELQNKFDEIPTLKTAFEALTPGRQRAYILYFSKAKQSKTRESRVEKYMQQILNGKGLND; via the coding sequence ATGACAAATAGTAGAATGAATCCTAAGGTTGATGAATATTTAAGTAAATCCAAAAAGTGGCGGGAAGAATTTGAGAAATTGAGAATGATCATTCTTGACTGTCAGCTGACCGAAGAATTGAAGTGGGGTGTTCCTTGTTACACGTTTCAGAAAAAAAACATAGTTTTAATACATGGATTTAAAGAGTACTGTGCGCTTCTGTTTTTCAAAGGTGTCTTGTTACATGATGCCCATGGTATTCTAATCCAACAAACGGAGAATGTACAGGCGGGGCGCCAGATTAGGTTCACCGATGTTCAAGAAATAGTCGCAATGGAAACCACATTGAAAGCCTATATTTATGAAGCCATTGAAGTTGAAAAAGCTGGTTTGGAAGTGAATTTTAAAAAGAATACAGAAATTCCTGAAGAACTGCAAAATAAATTCGATGAAATCCCTACCTTGAAAACTGCTTTTGAAGCATTGACGCCGGGACGGCAAAGAGCATACATTCTTTATTTTTCTAAAGCCAAACAATCCAAAACTCGAGAGTCAAGGGTTGAAAAATATATGCAGCAAATTCTCAATGGAAAGGGATTAAATGATTAG